In the genome of Xenopus laevis strain J_2021 chromosome 1S, Xenopus_laevis_v10.1, whole genome shotgun sequence, one region contains:
- the LOC108706606 gene encoding myotubularin-related protein 7-like: MLVNMPAILMNFRYGNLDGDPKEVSPVIDQFIECVWQLMEQFPCAFEFNERFLAHIHHHIYSCQYGNFLCNCQKERREMRVHERTYSLWLYLWKQRLDYMNPLYRSDHSQTQGTLRPNTSPSNFKFWRGLYNRFEKGMHPRQSVTDFLQAVKEETQQLEEELEFMQKRWQQLNGTKNFDERQEGDKLQFSATAFTSANSPQDYRCNLKSFPSRSPSQGEENSVLILTQEHLKSSDPDLSANSDQESGVEDLSCRSPSGGDSLPSEDSGKDPDSDEAMFLHA; this comes from the exons atgttagtaaacatgcctgcTATTCTGATGAATTTTAGGTATGGCAATTTGGATGGCGACCCAAAGGAAGTTTCCCCAGTGATCGATCAGTTTATAGAGTGCGTTTGGCAACTGATGGAACAGTTCCCGTGTGCATTTGAGTTTAATGAGAGGTTTCTGGCTCACATTCATCATCATATTTACTCCTGCCAATATGGCAACTTCCTATGCAACTGCCAGAAAGAGAGGAGAGAAATGAG AGTCCATGAAAGAACCTACTCACTCTGGTTGTACTTGTGGAAGCAGAGACTGGACTATATGAACCCACTGTATCGATCAGATCACAGTCAGACGCAAGGCACCCTGAGGCCTAACACTTCCCCCTCCAATTTCaa GTTCTGGAGGGGTCTGTACAATCGCTTTGAGAAAGGCATGCACCCTCGCCAGTCTGTGACGGACTTCCTCCAGGCAGTGAAAGAAGAGACTCAGCAACTAGAGGAGGAGCTGGAGTTCATGCAAAAG agATGGCAGCAGTTAAATGGCACAAAGAATTTTGATGAAAGACAAGAAGGAGACAAGTTGCAGTTTAGTGCTACCGCCTTCACCTCCGCTAACAGTCCCCAGGATTATAGATGCAACCTGAAGTCCTTCCCTTCCCGCAGCCCTTCACAGGGCGAAGAGAATTCAGTCCTCATTCTTACTCAGGAACACTTGAAGAGCTCAGATCCAGATCTATCTGCTAATAGTGATCAGGAATCGGGGGTGGAGGATTTGAGTTGTAGGTCACCGAGTGGAGGTGATTCATTACCAAGCGAGGACAGTGGCAAAGACCCTGATTCTGATGAAGCCATGTTCctgcatgcttaa